In a genomic window of Branchiostoma floridae strain S238N-H82 chromosome 19, Bfl_VNyyK, whole genome shotgun sequence:
- the LOC118407005 gene encoding zinc finger protein 862-like, producing the protein MAQRKIHSFFSAGRAPASTGAAPVATSTTSGARNVVEPQGRPQDRSDIADDGGAGGRGEGGPGARPAKTSNGGRAPRPESAPSTASTVTTAEESTANSDEGDSRPAKKAKTSNGDRAPRLESAPSTASTVTTTEESTANSEGDSSSHSEPITSPSPSNSSDTVPASRRYEGKRKRRFLEKWRQEFDFVEYDYRAEVMFCKVCRAVPEKADGNVLFHGVTGDKIRSRALTGHLKIDAHTDCQAALDARQNPEQAPIRRALQRLNNAVEDKMIKLFNTAYFVAKEEAPFTSFPKLVDLQVKNGLHMGETYRNDQGCRTFVAAIGELEMDKLVENVRKARFFSVMSDSSMDRAILDQELIYITFIQDGLPVNHLVNIVTLKHAHATGILDAILTGLERVGLNREDLTRRLVGFGSDGAAVMIGVNNGVGAKLKQFCPSIITVWCVAHRLELAALDTIKEHPLLNDLKEALKSIFKHYTESAKASRELRAVGELLGVQVVKPGNINGCRWLPHMSRALEALVRNYKAIMVHFENHANDHNNTEASATMRGRAKVIYRSLSRFKMVKFIHLMVDVLNELREASLLFQKDGLTLQDVSDGLSQVTLAMMEMQTTPGTSLQQFLNDVGPPEDSIYLDVKLQGPRDEQEDIRFRAMTNRLIDDFCDFVTTRFGNLEEGVLKAASTLFNHSTWPNEVAEVQTYGNDALEVFMAHFQPILDSCEDFESTDMARREWRELKLVVTRHYMHLPSCTLWQRFLQGTIGRPDQFDHMKVLVEIYLVIPMNSSCCERGFSSMKRIKSDWRSSLSNEMLNNLLQISIHGPTVADYDPEAAILKWYHGGRRMRRPELLD; encoded by the exons ATGGCACAGAGGAAAATTCACTCGTTTTTTTCCGCGGGCCGTGCCCCTGCGTCCACGGGAGCGGCTCCAGTAGCAACTTCGACAACTTCAGGTGCACGCAATGTAGTTGAGCCTCAAGGTCGACCTCAAGATCGCTCGGATATCGCGGATGATGGGGGCGCCGGaggaaggggggagggggggccgGGCGCGCGGCCAGCGAAAACCTCAAACGGAGGCAGAGCGCCCCGACCCGAGTCAGCCCCATCCACAGCTTCCACAGTGACTACTGCAGAGGAAAGTACTGCAAATAGCGATGAAGGGGATTCGCGGCCAGCGAAAAAGGCAAAAACCTCAAATGGAGATAGAGCGCCCAGACTCGAGTCAGCCCCATCCACAGCTTCCACAGTGACTACTACAGAGGAAAGTACTGCAAATAGTGAAGGGGATTCGAGCTCCCACTCGGAACCGATAACATCGCCATCGCCGTCAAACTCCTCG GACACAGTGCCAGCCTCCAGGAGATATGAGGGTAAGAGGAAAAGGCGCTTCTTGGAAAAGTGGAGGCAAGAGTTCGACTTTGTAGAGTATGATTATAGAGCAGAGGTAATGTTTTGCAAAGTATGCAGGGCTGTGCCAGAAAAAGCTGATGGCAACGTTCTCTTCCACGGTGTAACTGGCGATAAAATTCGGTCAAGAGCACTCACTGGCCATTTGAAGATAGATGCCCATACAGACTGTCAAGCTGCACTTGATGCTCGCCAAAACCCGGAGCAAGCACCAATCCGCCGTGCATTACAACGTCTGAATAATGCAGTAGAAGACAAAATGATCAAACTGTTCAATACTGCATACTTTGTAGCAAAGGAAGAAGCTCCTTTTACTTCCTTTCCGAAGCTGGTGGACCTACAAGTAAAGAATGGACTGCACATGGGAGAAACATATCGTAATGACCAAGGATGCAGAACATTCGTGGCCGCCATTGGCGAACTGGAGATGGACAAGTTGGTGGAGAATGTAAGAAAAGCAAGGTTTTTCTCTGTGATGTCCGATTCTTCAATGGACCGGGCAATACTTGATCAAGAACTTATATACATAACATTCATTCAAGATGGATTGCCAGTCAATCACCTAGTCAACATAGTAACCTTAAAACACGCGCATGCAACCGGGATTCTGGACGCTATCCTGACAGGGCTAGAGAGGGTTGGATTAAACAGGGAAGATCTCACTCGTCGTCTCGTCGGCTTCGGATCTGATGGGGCAGCGGTGATGATCGGTGTGAATAACGGGGTCGGAGCTAAACTGAAACAGTTCTGCCCCAGCATCATCACCGTGTGGTGTGTTGCTCACCGGTTGGAGCTTGCGGCTTTAGACACCATCAAGGAACATCCCTTGCTAAATGATCTAAAGGAGGCCCTAAAGTCGATCTTCAAGCATTACACTGAGTCTGCAAAAGCCAGTAGGGAGCTTCGGGCTGTTGGAGAACTGTTGGGTGTCCAGGTAGTCAAGCCGGGCAACATCAATGGCTGCAGGTGGCTGCCTCATATGTCAAGGGCACTGGAAGCACTGGTGCGAAACTACAAGGCCATCATGGTACACTTTGAAAATCATGCCAATGATCACAACAACACAGAAGCTAGTGCGACTATGCGTGGAAGAGCAAAAGTAATCTACCGATCGCTGTCACGCTTCAAGATGGTCAAGTTCATCCACCTTATGGTGGATGTCCTGAATGAGCTCAGGGAAGCAAGTCTACTGTTCCAGAAGGACGGACTTACCTTACAGGATGTGAGTGACGGGCTATCGCAGGTGACACTCGCCATGATGGAAATGCAG aCAACTCCAGGAACTTCGCTGCAGCAGTTCCTGAATGATGTTGGGCCACCTGAGGACAGCATCTACCTTGACGTTAAGCTGCAAGGTCCCAGGGATGAGCAGGAAGACATCAGATTCAGGGCTATGACTAACCGCCTCATAGATGATTTCTGTGACTTTGTGACCACTAGATTTGGCAATCTTGAGGAAGGTGTGCTGAAAGCTGCTTCAACTCTCTTTAACCATTCGACCTGGCCTAATGAAGTCGCTGAAGTACAAACCTATGGTAATGATGCCTTAGAAGTATTCATGGCACACTTTCAGCCCATTCTTGACTCATGTGAGGATTTTGAGTCAACAGATATGGCTAGGAGGGAATGGCGGGAGTTGAAGCTCGTAGTCACCAGGCATTATATGCATCTACCATCATGCACCTTGTGGCAGAGATTTCTGCAGGGCACGATTGGGAGACCCGATCAGTTTGATCACATGAAGGTACTGGTAGAGATTTACCTGGTTATCCCTATGAATTCATCTTGTTGTGAGAGAGGATTCTCCAGTATGAAACGCATCAAGTCAGACTGGAGATCCTCTCTCAGCAACGAGATGTTGAACAACTTGCTTCAAATCTCAATCCATGGCCCTACAGTAGCTGACTATGATCCTGAAGCTGCTATTTTGAAATGGTACCATGGGGGGAGGCGAATGAGGAGGCCAGAGTTGCTAGACTAG